In Corallococcus silvisoli, one DNA window encodes the following:
- the drmC gene encoding DISARM system phospholipase D-like protein DrmC, whose translation MDLSGVATSELERFQTALMGHRFGFPLSRLALRGEGMERLAEEVLALNTLGQDGVLLLLGAVLAERRNGTRRPELVWTGPEFRWSGARDTAVVLADLFHKAANTVLLAGFAFDHAAEVLGPLHAALRRGVTCRLFASAHVAAGFLREHWPFGPPFPECHGFSPDKGVFASLHAKCIVVDARWVFVTSANFTDRGQTRNIEVGVLLEDSHLAAVLEAQFSTGEWFTRVA comes from the coding sequence ATGGACCTGAGCGGCGTGGCGACGTCGGAGTTGGAGCGATTCCAGACGGCGCTCATGGGCCATCGGTTCGGCTTTCCGCTGTCGCGGCTGGCGCTGCGGGGAGAAGGAATGGAACGGCTCGCCGAGGAAGTGCTGGCGCTGAACACGCTGGGACAGGACGGCGTCCTGTTGCTGTTGGGCGCGGTCCTCGCGGAGCGGCGCAATGGCACCCGGCGGCCAGAGTTGGTGTGGACCGGGCCCGAGTTCCGCTGGAGCGGGGCGCGAGACACCGCGGTGGTGCTGGCGGACCTGTTCCACAAGGCCGCGAACACCGTCCTGCTGGCGGGGTTCGCGTTCGACCACGCGGCGGAAGTCCTGGGACCGTTGCACGCGGCCCTGCGGCGAGGCGTGACGTGCCGCTTGTTCGCCAGCGCGCATGTCGCCGCGGGGTTCCTGCGGGAGCACTGGCCGTTCGGCCCGCCCTTCCCGGAGTGCCATGGCTTCTCACCGGACAAGGGCGTCTTCGCCAGTCTCCATGCGAAGTGCATCGTGGTGGATGCACGCTGGGTGTTCGTCACGTCGGCGAACTTCACCGACCGGGGACAGACGCGGAACATCGAGGTGGGGGTGTTGCTGGAGGATTCCCACCTGGCCGCTGTGTTGGAGGCCCAGTTCTCCACGGGGGAGTGGTTCACCCGGGTCGCCTGA
- a CDS encoding glutathione S-transferase family protein, with product MSVTLIGRSSSHFTRIPRIFAAELRAPYDFQVVRDLMSSNPEDYGGNPALRIPVLRTSEGSWFGALNISRELWRRSGRALRVVWPEDHELPVLANLLELAQQAMATEVSLVMGRLGGAGEDGAHQAKLRKSLTGMLAWLEEHVQAGLEALPARDLSFLEVTLYCLVMHLEFRDVLPMAGYANLQAFCRGFGARASAVETTFKFDV from the coding sequence ATGTCCGTCACACTGATTGGCCGTTCGAGTTCGCACTTCACCCGCATCCCGCGCATCTTCGCCGCCGAGCTGCGCGCGCCCTATGACTTCCAGGTGGTGCGGGACCTCATGTCCTCGAATCCAGAGGACTACGGGGGCAACCCCGCGCTCAGGATTCCGGTGTTGAGGACCTCCGAGGGCTCCTGGTTCGGAGCCCTGAACATCAGCCGCGAGCTGTGGCGGCGCTCAGGGCGTGCCCTGCGCGTGGTGTGGCCGGAGGACCATGAGCTGCCCGTGCTCGCGAACCTGCTGGAGCTCGCGCAGCAAGCGATGGCGACGGAGGTGTCGCTGGTGATGGGGCGGCTGGGTGGGGCGGGGGAGGACGGCGCTCATCAGGCCAAGCTGCGCAAGAGCCTGACGGGGATGCTCGCCTGGCTGGAGGAGCACGTGCAGGCGGGGCTCGAAGCGCTGCCGGCACGGGACCTGAGCTTCCTCGAAGTGACCCTGTACTGCCTCGTCATGCACCTGGAGTTCCGCGACGTGCTGCCCATGGCGGGGTACGCGAACCTCCAGGCCTTCTGTCGCGGCTTCGGAGCACGCGCCTCGGCCGTGGAGACGACGTTCAAGTTCGACGTGTGA
- a CDS encoding DUF1501 domain-containing protein, producing the protein MPNTSRRTLLKWALGAGQLALLDRAGLLRSGIAQAAQSDLPSRLVVIYIPGGFRPAYYFTPMEDAEIPLCVPGAAGYNSEPVFFDASKVVDLAPANGPYKPLRTWQSWNPQNPAARAEFSPLMYGYKHFALHEQLSVLHGVDQGTNDHASAFISAMCGVAGADYRAPAVHSVIANHLYEKHRESRPLPFVVVSGDRGTPVGMGLPSHASPIGVPSIEALKPMLSAKPADNAWWTGLDARTEGAELNASGAPTGATLKTTTVERFTLSRAQQLLGRSTVKVDNYLEGLHGSLASVSRVLATDVVSVLESTKGIDTLKTNRPSYLSSYLNETFTYTFGNANFHLVGLDPRMDMALRLLKSDLCTSVHVSLQLDFDTHNGAGHAFSCAHGRGLMDCVARFLGEMKAAPAPGKPGKTLLDDTLVLVMSEFGRSWASRANDGSYNLPDDHHPYTSVCFAGGNVAANRQVGSYTTRGLGVPVDLIEETGQPSKRVPRSADVVTTALRIMGMEAHEFFIPGGYGEVVGLRKG; encoded by the coding sequence ATGCCGAACACCTCTCGACGCACGTTGCTCAAGTGGGCCCTTGGCGCAGGGCAGCTGGCCCTCCTCGACCGCGCGGGGCTCCTGCGCTCTGGCATCGCGCAGGCCGCGCAGTCCGACCTGCCCTCCCGGCTCGTGGTCATCTACATCCCGGGGGGCTTCCGGCCGGCGTACTACTTCACCCCGATGGAGGACGCTGAGATCCCGCTCTGCGTCCCGGGGGCCGCTGGCTACAACAGCGAGCCCGTCTTCTTCGACGCGAGCAAGGTGGTGGACCTCGCGCCCGCGAACGGCCCCTACAAGCCGCTGCGGACCTGGCAGTCCTGGAACCCCCAGAACCCCGCCGCGCGAGCCGAGTTCAGCCCGCTCATGTATGGCTACAAGCACTTCGCGCTGCATGAGCAGCTGAGCGTGCTGCACGGCGTCGACCAGGGCACCAACGACCACGCGAGCGCCTTCATCTCCGCGATGTGCGGCGTCGCGGGCGCGGACTACCGGGCGCCCGCGGTGCATTCGGTCATCGCGAACCACTTGTATGAGAAGCACCGGGAGAGTCGGCCGTTGCCGTTCGTGGTCGTCTCTGGAGACCGGGGGACACCGGTGGGCATGGGGTTGCCCTCGCACGCCTCGCCCATCGGCGTTCCGTCCATCGAAGCCCTCAAGCCGATGCTCTCCGCGAAGCCCGCGGACAACGCCTGGTGGACGGGGCTGGACGCGCGCACGGAGGGGGCCGAGCTGAACGCGAGCGGTGCGCCCACCGGGGCGACCTTGAAGACGACCACGGTGGAGCGCTTCACCCTGTCGCGTGCCCAGCAGCTGCTCGGGCGGTCGACGGTGAAGGTGGACAACTACCTGGAAGGCCTTCACGGCTCGTTGGCGTCCGTCTCCCGCGTGCTGGCGACGGACGTGGTGTCCGTGCTGGAGAGCACGAAGGGCATCGACACGCTGAAGACGAACCGGCCCTCGTACCTGTCGAGCTACCTGAACGAGACGTTCACCTACACCTTCGGCAACGCGAACTTCCACCTCGTCGGGCTCGACCCGCGGATGGACATGGCGCTGCGCCTGCTCAAGTCGGACCTGTGCACCTCGGTGCATGTCTCGTTGCAGCTGGACTTCGATACGCATAACGGCGCGGGCCACGCCTTTAGCTGCGCGCACGGTCGCGGGCTGATGGATTGCGTGGCGCGCTTCCTGGGGGAGATGAAGGCCGCGCCAGCCCCGGGCAAGCCGGGCAAGACGCTGCTCGATGACACGCTGGTGCTGGTGATGAGCGAGTTCGGCCGGAGCTGGGCGTCGCGCGCGAATGACGGCAGCTACAACCTGCCGGATGACCACCACCCCTACACGTCGGTCTGCTTCGCGGGCGGAAACGTGGCGGCGAACCGCCAGGTGGGCTCGTACACGACGCGCGGGCTCGGCGTTCCGGTGGACCTCATCGAGGAGACCGGGCAGCCGTCCAAGCGAGTCCCCCGGTCCGCGGATGTCGTGACCACCGCGCTGCGCATCATGGGCATGGAGGCCCACGAGTTCTTCATTCCTGGCGGCTACGGCGAGGTGGTGGGACTGCGGAAGGGGTAG
- a CDS encoding DUF1549 domain-containing protein yields the protein MHWHLHLKSAALAAVLFAMFGLTGPDAHAQQCEPKPSDPVKPTNDQLSDTRLLRRIVLGLTGTTPTVEQYEAMGAAATPEARATLLQAALDEALASPKFYERMLRFGHEWIAVGAYTTGANGDAYQGDMSGHLHRCDDGSLHPGAYYSVSEFLSSQDPRNQCADKDGTGAPAVPEVRSVEPWWAPGTTVQVLGKAGSDVKQVTDSSTGKVYDCGVASGGYYDPAIPRGCGCGPNLVWCSPLVGLNSTGTSSLSGQRRHPYEEPARLFAHLAWYDRPLSDLVVGNYSVGTNWLRALYVRFGRQMGSSVVDANTTWWRPDADSAPRDPLHPNPNDPQAWREFVVEDLEPFHLSLTNDKSRSGSLERTYRFDPRTTTEPAKGLPTAGVLTMMGAMSSFPRERVRAARFLEIFACQNFSPPPADVHFPPLEIDPATGGTCLHCHKTLDPAAISFKRWDFTPFPSYYVPWPFIGGVGNQRITKDWLSGQYPHTGNAPGLRWRNAFVPNTMLTPITPEELKANPEAVLLDTMPESYTLLGVNGDGTMGPLGFGKLLVRSGEFDRCAARRLYAMFVGRDLNPATEKGFIDKLGREFAARERKLRPFIRYLFEQSELRRGL from the coding sequence ATGCACTGGCACCTGCACCTGAAGAGCGCGGCCCTCGCGGCGGTGCTGTTCGCGATGTTCGGGCTCACAGGGCCCGATGCGCACGCGCAGCAATGCGAACCCAAGCCGTCTGATCCGGTCAAGCCCACCAACGACCAGCTGAGTGACACGCGGTTGTTACGGCGCATCGTGCTGGGGCTCACCGGCACCACGCCGACCGTGGAGCAGTACGAGGCCATGGGCGCCGCGGCCACGCCCGAGGCGCGCGCCACGCTCCTGCAGGCGGCGCTGGACGAGGCGCTCGCATCTCCGAAGTTCTATGAGCGGATGCTGCGCTTCGGGCACGAGTGGATCGCGGTGGGCGCCTACACCACCGGTGCCAACGGCGACGCGTATCAGGGTGACATGTCGGGTCACCTTCACCGGTGCGACGACGGCAGCCTGCATCCCGGTGCGTACTACTCCGTGAGCGAGTTCCTCTCGTCACAGGACCCGAGGAACCAGTGCGCGGACAAGGACGGCACCGGCGCTCCCGCCGTGCCCGAGGTGCGCTCCGTCGAGCCCTGGTGGGCCCCTGGGACCACGGTCCAGGTGCTGGGCAAGGCCGGCTCCGACGTCAAGCAGGTCACGGACTCCTCCACCGGGAAGGTCTACGACTGCGGCGTCGCCTCCGGTGGCTACTATGACCCCGCGATCCCCCGTGGATGTGGCTGCGGGCCGAACCTGGTGTGGTGTTCGCCGCTCGTCGGTCTGAACAGCACGGGCACCTCGTCCCTCAGTGGTCAGCGCCGCCACCCGTACGAGGAGCCGGCGCGCCTGTTCGCGCACCTCGCGTGGTACGACAGGCCCCTGTCCGACCTCGTCGTCGGCAACTACTCGGTCGGAACCAACTGGCTGCGCGCGCTGTATGTGCGCTTCGGCCGCCAGATGGGCAGCAGCGTGGTCGACGCGAACACCACCTGGTGGCGCCCGGACGCGGACAGCGCTCCGCGCGACCCCCTGCACCCCAATCCCAACGACCCGCAGGCGTGGCGCGAGTTCGTGGTGGAGGACCTGGAGCCCTTCCATCTCTCGCTCACCAACGACAAGTCGCGCTCCGGCAGTCTCGAGCGCACCTATCGCTTCGACCCGCGCACCACCACCGAACCCGCGAAGGGGCTGCCCACCGCCGGTGTGCTCACGATGATGGGGGCGATGTCGTCGTTCCCTCGCGAGCGCGTCCGGGCCGCGCGCTTCCTGGAGATCTTCGCCTGCCAGAACTTCTCGCCGCCGCCCGCGGACGTTCACTTCCCTCCGCTGGAGATCGACCCCGCCACCGGCGGGACGTGCCTGCACTGCCACAAGACGCTGGACCCCGCGGCCATCTCCTTCAAGCGGTGGGACTTCACCCCGTTCCCGAGCTACTACGTCCCGTGGCCCTTCATTGGTGGTGTGGGCAACCAGCGCATCACGAAGGATTGGCTGTCCGGACAGTATCCGCACACGGGCAACGCCCCGGGGCTGCGTTGGAGGAACGCCTTCGTCCCCAACACCATGCTGACCCCCATCACCCCGGAGGAGCTGAAGGCCAACCCGGAGGCGGTGCTGCTGGACACGATGCCCGAGTCCTACACGCTGCTCGGCGTGAACGGCGACGGCACCATGGGGCCGCTGGGCTTCGGCAAGCTCCTGGTCCGCTCCGGTGAGTTCGACCGCTGCGCCGCGCGCAGGCTCTACGCGATGTTCGTCGGCCGGGATTTGAACCCGGCCACGGAGAAGGGCTTCATCGACAAGCTCGGGCGTGAGTTCGCCGCGAGGGAGCGAAAGCTCCGGCCCTTCATCCGCTATCTCTTCGAGCAGTCCGAGCTGCGGAGGGGCCTGTGA
- a CDS encoding hybrid sensor histidine kinase/response regulator, producing MNSTEHTPERPQEAAPPPRAAILMVDDHPANLLALEAILEPLGQELVKATSGEEALKQLLQRDFAVILMDVQMPGLDGFQTASLIKQRERTRTIPIIFLTALSRDAAHVFKGYAHGAVDYLLKPFDPEILRSKVSVFVDLFLKEQQLQRQAALLRQRDREALERQSALRYRRLTESLPEPMWAARADGSLTYANRAWRDYTGHQEGYELSLSSFLQDVHPTDRERMRGVWSDALERVQGSAEEFRLRRKDGVYRWHLARAVPEHDENGALVGWLAIATDIDDKRRAEEALGRFKTTLDATLDCVLMFSPDTLTLTYANAGAAKQLSAGADELVGLSVLDVEGAFDETGFRKLLAPLMSGTLPSQTYSTNHRRRDGAEVPVEVVLQYVAEGDGPGRFISVARDITERQRAETALRLASEAKDAFLAAASHELRTPLAAAKGHAHLALLKLGGQTEAGPGKSLQIINRQIDRMAKLVEDLLDISRLQAGRLSLELEPFDLSQLVLETRDRMAVLSQTHELKVDVPEHLEGTWDRGRLDQVLTNLLSNAIRYSPEGGQVLVRVAAEGDTGVHLSVKDEGVGIPSEKQRLIFERFGRAHGSKYGGLGLGLTISQGIVEQHGGRIWAESSGTAGQGSTFNVWLPRRTEAQAASPVEASRTPS from the coding sequence ATGAACTCCACTGAGCACACCCCGGAACGTCCGCAGGAAGCCGCGCCCCCTCCGCGCGCGGCCATCCTGATGGTGGACGACCATCCGGCCAACCTGCTGGCGCTGGAAGCCATCCTCGAGCCGCTGGGCCAGGAGCTGGTGAAGGCCACCAGCGGAGAGGAAGCGCTCAAGCAGCTCTTGCAGCGCGACTTCGCCGTCATCCTGATGGACGTACAGATGCCGGGGCTGGACGGGTTCCAGACAGCCTCGCTCATCAAGCAGCGCGAGCGCACGCGCACCATCCCCATCATCTTCCTCACCGCGCTCAGCCGTGACGCCGCGCACGTCTTCAAGGGGTACGCGCACGGCGCGGTGGACTACCTGCTCAAGCCCTTCGACCCGGAGATCCTCCGCTCGAAGGTCAGCGTCTTCGTGGATCTGTTCCTCAAGGAACAGCAGCTGCAACGCCAGGCCGCGCTCCTGCGCCAGCGCGACCGCGAGGCCCTGGAGCGCCAGAGCGCGCTGCGTTACCGGCGGCTCACGGAGTCCCTGCCGGAGCCCATGTGGGCCGCGCGCGCGGACGGCTCGCTGACGTACGCCAACCGGGCCTGGCGCGACTACACCGGGCACCAGGAGGGGTATGAGCTGTCGCTCTCCTCCTTCCTCCAGGACGTGCACCCCACGGACCGCGAGCGGATGCGCGGCGTGTGGAGCGACGCGCTGGAGCGCGTGCAGGGCAGCGCGGAGGAGTTCCGCCTGCGGCGCAAGGACGGCGTCTATCGCTGGCACCTGGCGCGCGCGGTGCCGGAGCACGACGAGAACGGGGCGCTGGTGGGGTGGCTGGCCATCGCCACCGACATCGACGACAAGCGCCGCGCGGAGGAGGCGCTGGGGCGCTTCAAGACGACGCTGGACGCGACGCTGGACTGCGTCCTGATGTTCTCCCCGGACACGCTCACGCTCACGTACGCCAACGCGGGCGCGGCCAAGCAGCTCTCCGCCGGCGCGGATGAGCTGGTGGGCCTGTCGGTGCTGGACGTGGAGGGCGCCTTCGACGAGACGGGCTTCCGCAAGCTGTTGGCGCCGCTGATGTCCGGCACGCTGCCGTCACAGACGTACTCCACCAACCACCGGCGCCGCGACGGCGCGGAGGTCCCGGTGGAGGTGGTGCTCCAGTACGTGGCGGAAGGCGACGGCCCGGGCCGCTTCATCTCCGTGGCGCGCGACATCACCGAGCGCCAGCGCGCGGAGACGGCGCTGCGGCTGGCGAGCGAGGCGAAGGACGCGTTCCTGGCCGCCGCCAGCCATGAGCTGCGCACGCCGCTGGCCGCGGCGAAGGGCCACGCGCACCTGGCCCTGCTCAAGCTGGGCGGGCAGACGGAGGCTGGCCCGGGCAAGTCCTTGCAGATCATCAACCGGCAGATCGACCGCATGGCGAAGCTGGTGGAGGACCTGCTGGACATCAGCCGGCTGCAGGCGGGGCGGCTGTCCCTGGAGCTGGAGCCGTTTGATTTGTCGCAGCTCGTGTTGGAGACGCGGGACCGGATGGCGGTGCTGTCCCAGACACACGAGCTGAAGGTGGACGTGCCGGAGCACCTGGAGGGCACGTGGGACCGGGGGCGGTTGGATCAGGTGCTGACGAACCTGCTGTCCAATGCCATCCGCTATTCACCCGAAGGCGGCCAGGTGTTGGTGCGCGTGGCGGCGGAGGGCGACACCGGCGTGCACCTGTCCGTGAAGGACGAGGGCGTGGGCATCCCCAGCGAGAAGCAGCGCCTCATCTTCGAGCGCTTCGGCCGCGCGCACGGCAGCAAGTACGGGGGCCTGGGGCTGGGGCTCACCATCAGCCAGGGCATCGTGGAGCAGCACGGGGGCCGCATCTGGGCGGAGTCCAGCGGCACCGCCGGCCAGGGCTCCACCTTCAATGTCTGGCTGCCCCGCCGCACGGAGGCCCAGGCGGCCTCTCCGGTGGAGGCCTCGCGCACGCCGAGCTGA